The segment CGGACCCGGCCGCGGTGGCCAGGCCCTCCGCCGGCGTGACCGGGGCGGGCGGCTCGGGGTCGGCCCCGGGCAGGCTGAGTTGGAGCGACTCGGCAGGTTCGGCACCGGGGACGCGTATGGCCAAGGGGGCTACCTCCCGAACCGACCCGTCCTACCCGGACCGGCCGCCGGTCATGCGGCCGGCGGCGGCCCGGACGAGGGCCAGGAAGAGGGACCGGTCTTCGCCCTGCTCGGGGTGCCACTGGATCCCGACCAGGAAGGGGGCGGCGGGGTCCTCGAGGGCCTCGACCGTCCCGTCGTCGGCCCAGGCCGAGGGGCGCAGGCCCTCTCCCGGGACGTCGATCCCCTGGTGGTGGTGGGTGGGGACCTCCGCCTCGGTGCGGTCCCCCATGGCCCGGCCCACCCGGCTGCCCGGCTCGATCCGGACCCGGTGGCGGCCGTAGGAGCCGGGGGCGGCGGCGTGCTCGACCGCCCCGGGCAGGTCGGCCAGGTGCTGGTGGAGGGTCCCGCCCCGGGCCACGTTGAGGACCTGCACGCCCCGGCACACGGCCAGCAGGGGCAGCCCGGCGGCCCCGGCGGCGGCGGCCAGCTCCAGCTCGGAGCGGTCGCGGGCGGGGTCGGCCAACCGGGTCTCGGGGTGGGGCGCCCGGCCGTACCGGGCCGGGTCGACGTCGGCGCCCCCGGTGAGCACCAGGGCGTCCAGGCGCCCCACGACCTGTTCGGCCGCTCCCGGCGCGGGCGGCACCACGATGGGCAGCCCCCCGCCCGACTCCACCGCCCGCAGGTAGGCGCTGGTCAGGAGCACCGCCCGGGCGCCCCACGCTCCCCACCGGGCGTCGTGCTCCCCGGCGGTCACCCCCACGACCGGGAGGATCCCCACCTCTACGGCGTAGCTTCTCCGGCATGGCGACGTCCACCCCGGAGCAGGGTCACAGCTCGGAGCCCCGGCACCTCGTCCTCGACGCCGGCGGCACGCGCATCCACGCCGTCGAGCAGGGCTCCGGTCCCCTGGTGCTGCTGGTCCACGGCTTCCCCGAGTCCTGGTACTCCTGGCGGAACCAGCTGCCGGCGCTGGCCGGCGCCGGCTTCCGGGCGGTGGCCATCGACGTGCGCGGCTACGGGCGCTCGGCCAAGCCGGCGGCCGTCGACGAGTACCGCATGGTCCGCCACGTGGCCGACAACGTCGGCGTGGTCGAGGCCCTGGGGGAGCGCACGGCGGTGGTCGTGGGCCACGACTGGGGTGCGCCGATCGCGTGGAGCTCGTGCCTGCTGCGGCCCGACGTGTTCCGCGGCCTGGCGCTGCTGTCGGTGCCGTACTCGCCCTACGGGAGGGTGCGCCCGCTGGAGGTCCTGGGCCTGCTCGGGGGCCAGGAGGAGTTCTACATGGTGTATTTCCAGCAGCCGGGGCGGGCCGAGGCGGAGATCGAGGAGGACGTGCGCGCCTGGATCCGCG is part of the Acidimicrobiales bacterium genome and harbors:
- a CDS encoding gamma-glutamyl-gamma-aminobutyrate hydrolase family protein, translating into MGILPVVGVTAGEHDARWGAWGARAVLLTSAYLRAVESGGGLPIVVPPAPGAAEQVVGRLDALVLTGGADVDPARYGRAPHPETRLADPARDRSELELAAAAGAAGLPLLAVCRGVQVLNVARGGTLHQHLADLPGAVEHAAAPGSYGRHRVRIEPGSRVGRAMGDRTEAEVPTHHHQGIDVPGEGLRPSAWADDGTVEALEDPAAPFLVGIQWHPEQGEDRSLFLALVRAAAGRMTGGRSG
- a CDS encoding alpha/beta hydrolase is translated as MATSTPEQGHSSEPRHLVLDAGGTRIHAVEQGSGPLVLLVHGFPESWYSWRNQLPALAGAGFRAVAIDVRGYGRSAKPAAVDEYRMVRHVADNVGVVEALGERTAVVVGHDWGAPIAWSSCLLRPDVFRGLALLSVPYSPYGRVRPLEVLGLLGGQEEFYMVYFQQPGRAEAEIEEDVRAWIRGMYFTASGDAPPPQDGGTMASVAPGGKLRDRFVVPEKLPPWLSEEDLDIYVAEFEHSGFSGPLNRYRNMDRDWADLAAFRRVPITAPSLFIGGDRDGPTIWGAGAIAQFPETLPGLRGSHVLPGAGHWIQQERAGEVNDLLVDFLRSL